The proteins below come from a single Juglans regia cultivar Chandler chromosome 12, Walnut 2.0, whole genome shotgun sequence genomic window:
- the LOC109013044 gene encoding pentatricopeptide repeat-containing protein At3g06430, chloroplastic-like: MASISLSFSSSLLPHDHPNKNIISSINLKPQNPKSRPFRCAFAAPQKRTTNPKSSSSSVAKKRHWKEGEFPGFSETSTRGSGKKTPIKNLKKKLDRKNNAKAWVNTVTEALSELIQKKMWVQALEVFEMLRAQTFYQPKEGTYMKLLVLLGRSGQPLRARHLFDTMVEEGCDPTSELYTALLGAYCRSNQIDEAFSLLNQMKTLPHCQPDVFTYSTLIKACVDTSRFDLVESLYEEMAERLINPNTVTQNIVLSGYGRVGKYDQMEKVLSGMLESRTCKPDVWTMNTILSVFGNNGEIDMMERWYEKFRNFGIEPETRTFNILIGAYGKRRMYDKMSTVMEYMRKLQFPWTTSTYNNVIEAFADVGDAKNMGYTFDQMRAEGMKADTKTFCCLINGYANAGLFHKVVSTVQLAGKFEIPENTSFYNSVISACVKAKDLVEMERVFKRMKDEQCQPNSTTYSIMVEAYRNEGMTDKIYDLEQEQQAMMADGNESDEVITMETMVEIN; this comes from the exons ATGGCCTCTATATCCCTCTCATTCTCATCTTCGCTTCTCCCTCACGATCACCCCAACAAGAACATTATTTCCAGCATTAACCTCAAACCCCAAAACCCAAAATCTAGGCCCTTCCGATGCGCTTTCGCTGCTCCACAGAAAAGGACCACCAATCCCAAGTCTTCGTCTTCCTCGGTGGCTAAGAAAAGGCACTGGAAGGAAGGGGAATTCCCTGGGTTTTCAGAAACATCCACGCGGGGTAGTGGGAAGAAGACACCCATTAAAAATCTGAAGAAGAAGTTGGACCGCAAGAACAACGCCAAGGCCTGGGTCAACACTGTCACCGAAGCCTTGTCAGAACTTATCCAAAAGAAGATGTGGGTCCAAGCCCTTGAG GTATTTGAGATGCTCAGAGCACAGACCTTTTATCAACCTAAAGAAGGGACTTACATGAAACTTCTGGTTTTGCTTGGAAGATCTGGCCAACCCCTTCGTGCTCGTCATCTTTTTGACACAATGGTTGAAGAAGGATGTGATCCTACATCTGAACTTTACACAGCTTTACTTGGAGCTTATTGTCGGAGCAATCAAATTGACGAGGCATTCTCGCTTCTTAACCAAATGAAGACCCTCCCCCATTGCCAACCTGATGTTTTTACTTACAGTACCTTAATAAAAGCCTGTGTTGATACTTCTCGATTTGACTTAGTTGAGTCCTTGTATGAAGAAATGGCTGAAAGGTTAATAAATCCAAACACTGTCACCCAAAACATTGTGTTAAGTGGGTATGGCAGGGTAGGGAAATATGACCAAATGGAGAAAGTGTTGTCAGGTATGCTGGAGAGCAGAACTTGCAAACCTGATGTCTGGACCATGAACACCATCCTTAGTGTGTTTGGTAACAATGGTGAGATTGATATGATGGAGAGATGGTACGAGAAATTCCGGAATTTCGGGATTGAGCCCGAAACACGTACTTTTAACATCTTGATTGGTGCTTATGGGAAAAGAAGAATGTATGATAAAATGTCAACCGTTATGGAATACATGAGGAAGCTTCAGTTTCCATGGACGACCTCTACTTACAACAATGTGATTGAGGCTTTTGCAGATGTAGGGGATGCAAAGAACATGGGGTACACATTTGATCAGATGCGTGCTGAGGGAATGAAAGCCGACACCAAGACATTCTGCTGTCTTATTAACGGATACGCCAATGCAGGTCTATTCCACAAGGTGGTTAGCACTGTTCAATTAGCTGGGAAGTTTGAGATACCTGAGAATACCTCTTTTTATAATTCAGTTATATCGGCGTGTGTGAAAGCGAAGGATTTGGTGGAGATGGAGAGAGTTTTTAAGCGGATGAAAGATGAGCAATGTCAACCAAATTCCACAACATATTCTATCATGGTGGAGGCATATAGAAACGAAGGTATGACTGACAAGATCTATGATTTGGAACAGGAGCAGCAGGCAATGATGGCTGATGGTAATGAAAGTGATGAGGTCATTACAATGGAAACTATGGTTGAGATCAATTGA